The genomic segment TTTGGTATTTGTTACGGTTGGTGCGTGGTTGGACTCGGTGATGAAGAAGATCGGTTTGCTCTCCGACTCATCTCATAGGTACGCTGAAGATCGGCATCATCAATCTCCGCATAAGCACGCTTCTCTTCAATAATTTCTATAAGGCGTGTTGCTGCTGGCTCACTCACCTTCAAAAATGGTTGAGGCATGAGACCCAGCAAAACCATCAGCAATGCCATGGGAACCAGTATAACAAGTTCTCGGCGATTCAGATCTGACATGTTCCGGTTTGCTTCAATCGTTAGGGGACCAAAAAACATTCTACTCAGCATCCAAAGCAGATACACTGCCGCAAGGATAACCCCTGTAGTTGCAATAATCGTCAATACGGGCATCCCCGGCGCCTCGCTGCTGAATGCTCCGACCAGAATCAGAAATTCACCAACGAAGCCGTTAAGCCCCGGAAGCCCTGCACTCGCCAGTGCTGTCAGTACCATGAAGAATGTCAGTACCGGTACGGATTTCGCGATACCTCCATAGTCAGACATCAGGCGTGTATGCCGCCTCTCGTACAACATCCCAACAAGCAAAAATAATGCTCCCGTGGAGATTCCATGATTGATCATCTGGATCATGGCGCCTTGAATGCTCTCCAGAGTCAGCGCAAAAATTCCCAGCACCACAAAGCCCAGATGACTCACGCTTGAGTAAGCGACCAGTTTCTTAGCATCTGTTTGCGCACGGGATACCAATGCCCCGTATACAATGCCTATCACAGCAAGGATACCGATCAATAGCGTATGTGCTACAGAGGCACTAGGAAAGAAGGGAAGGCAAAACCGAATCAGACCGTAAGTCCCCATCTTCAACAGCACGCCTGCAAGAATTACAGACCCACCCGTCGGCGCCTGCACATGGGCATCTGGCAACCAAGTGTGAAATGGGAAAACCGGAACTTTGATTGCAAAAGCAAAAGCAAACAGAACGAACAGCCAGGTCTGCATCCCCAACGGGACATTAAAGGCCAACAGCTTGAAATAATTCGTAGTGAATACACCATCGTTGACCGCATTTCCTGCTGCGTATCCAAGATATAGAATTGCAACTAGCATCAAAAGAGAGCCTGCCATCGTGTAGATCACAAACTTGATGGCCGCGTAAATCCGACGCTCTCCTCCCCAGATCCCAATGAGGAAATACATCGGAATCAGGGTTAGCTCGAAGAAAATGTAAAAGAGAAGGACATCAAAGGCGCAGAACACCCCCGTCATGCCAGTCTGCAGGACCAAGAGCAATACATAGTATCCCTTGATATTCTCTTTGATATAGGTCCAGGAACACAAGACAACGATTGGGCCCAAAAATGTGGTCAACAACAACAGCAGCAGGCTAAACCCGTCAATTCCGATGAGATAGCGTACATCCAGACTTTCAGAAATCAACGGAAACTCCACACCGCGAAATTGCAAATCGGCTGCATTAGCTACATCAAATCCAAACCAAAGCGGGAGTGACAGCAGAAACGTGCTCAACGCGACGAGCAGCGCAAACCAGCGCACCGAGCGATCACTCGGCGCAAAAAGCATACAGAGTGCTCCTACCAAAGGTAGAAAAATGATTGCCGTCAAGAGGTTTGCGAACTCCATCGCGGATGCTACTTGATATTAAAGGAGAAATAATGCAATCATTAAAACAGACCCAAGCAGGATTGCCAGTGCATAATTCTGCACAACCCCTGTTTGTAATCGTCCAAATAACCAACTGAATACCATGGATACCCGTGCCACCGCATTCACCAATCCATCCACGACATATTGATCGAACGGTGCAAATGCCTTCTGTGCACCCCCAATCACTGGTCGAACAATCGCCCGATTATAAAACTCGTCCCAATAGTAGCTCGATTGCCACCAGCGGTAAAGCGCACCGAAGCTGCCCTGAATCAACTGATCCCCACCCAACTCATACCTCGCAAAGAATCTCCATGCCCACAAGACTCCTACGATGGCAATGAGCGAGCCCAGCACTATTAACCCAATTTCAACCGAAACACTTACATGAGCATGGACTCCGGGCTCAGCAACCGGACCTAAATGATCTCCATGTCCGACAAGGTAATCATGGATCCAGTTCGACAACCCAATCTTTTCGGCTACTTTAGGGAATCCAATCGCTCCTCCGATCATGGACAATCCAGCCAAAATTACAAGCGGTAGCGTCATTGACCACGGCGACTCATGAGGATGCAATTTGTCCTGCATGGGCCATCTGGCTTTCCCTTCGAAAGTCAGCATGTACGAACGCATCATGTAGAATGCGGTCAGAAGCGCGGTAATAATCCCAATACCCCAGACAAACCATGCATACATGTTCCCATCGTATCCATACTCAAATGCCTTGAACAGGATTTCGTCTTTCGAAAAGAATCCCGCCGTCAATGGGATTCCCGCGATGGCAAGCGTAGACAAGAGATAGGTCCATCGGGTAATGGGCATATATTGTTTTAGCCCTCCCATGAAGTACATATCCTGCGCATCAAAATCGCCATCGTAGCCTTCGTGCCGGAGATCATGCTCGACATGATGCATCCCGTGAATCACACTCCCCGAGCCTAGGAACAGACAGGCCTTAAAGAACGCATGGGTAACGACATGAAAGATTGCGACAAAAAATGCCCCTACCCCTGCCGCCATGAACATGTACCCTAGCTGGGATACCGTTGAATAGGCAAGAACTCGTTTGATGTCACGTTGCGTCAAAGCAATAGTCGCTGCCACAATCGCTGTCACTGCACCCACCACAGCAATCACTGCCATTACCTCTGGGGCCATCAGCACCAGAGGCGAGAGCCTTGCCAATAGATAGAGGCCGCTGGTGACCATGGTCGCGGCGTGAATCAGCGCGGAGACAGGCGTTGGACCTGCCATTGCATCAGGAAGCCAAATGAATAGGGGAATCTGTGCACTCTTTCCGGTCGCCCCCAAAAACAGGAGGAAGACCACGACCATAATGGTGCCTTCCGACATCGCCTCTGCACCCGATAGTACACTGCTGAAGTCCAGTCCTCCGACTTCCCGAACCAGAATGAACATGGCAATGAGGAAGCAAAAATCCCCTACCCTGTTCACAATAAATGCCTTCGTTGCCGCTGCACTGTTCTTGCGTTCCTCATACCAGAATCCGATGAGGAGATATGAGCAGAGTCCCACTCCTTCCCAGCCCAGAAACAGAAGTAACAGATTGTCTGCCAGAACCAGGTTCAGCATCATGAAGATGAACAGGTTCAAATACGCGAAGAACTTCCAAAAAGATCTGTCCTCTGCCATATAGCCGGTTGCATAGAGATGAATCAAAGCCCCGACTCCTGTGACCACCAAAGTCATGATCAGCGAGAGCTGGTCAATCCGATAGGCAATATCAACCGAAAAGTCACCCGCGCCCATCCAGGTATAGACGGAAGTAATGGATGCGGTATCTGTCCCTTGGGAAAAAAGCATCGCTGCAAGCCCAAAGGGAATTGCGACCATCAATGTCCCGACGGTCCCCAATAACCCCTTGTGGACGCGTAAGCCACGCGCAAATAGAGGGATAATTCCCAGTAATACAGCCCCTATGAGCGGCAGTAGAACAATAAGCTGAACAGTCAAATCAGTGGACATTGATTGGCTCAGTGCCTAAACAATTTGATATCATTAACATCGACTGTAAGCTTATTCCGGAAGATTGCGATGACAATGGCGAGACCGATCGCAGCTTCAGCAGCGGCGACCG from the Rhodothermaceae bacterium genome contains:
- a CDS encoding NADH-quinone oxidoreductase subunit M; its protein translation is MEFANLLTAIIFLPLVGALCMLFAPSDRSVRWFALLVALSTFLLSLPLWFGFDVANAADLQFRGVEFPLISESLDVRYLIGIDGFSLLLLLLTTFLGPIVVLCSWTYIKENIKGYYVLLLVLQTGMTGVFCAFDVLLFYIFFELTLIPMYFLIGIWGGERRIYAAIKFVIYTMAGSLLMLVAILYLGYAAGNAVNDGVFTTNYFKLLAFNVPLGMQTWLFVLFAFAFAIKVPVFPFHTWLPDAHVQAPTGGSVILAGVLLKMGTYGLIRFCLPFFPSASVAHTLLIGILAVIGIVYGALVSRAQTDAKKLVAYSSVSHLGFVVLGIFALTLESIQGAMIQMINHGISTGALFLLVGMLYERRHTRLMSDYGGIAKSVPVLTFFMVLTALASAGLPGLNGFVGEFLILVGAFSSEAPGMPVLTIIATTGVILAAVYLLWMLSRMFFGPLTIEANRNMSDLNRRELVILVPMALLMVLLGLMPQPFLKVSEPAATRLIEIIEEKRAYAEIDDADLQRTYEMSRRANRSSSSPSPTTHQP
- the nuoL gene encoding NADH-quinone oxidoreductase subunit L, translated to MSTDLTVQLIVLLPLIGAVLLGIIPLFARGLRVHKGLLGTVGTLMVAIPFGLAAMLFSQGTDTASITSVYTWMGAGDFSVDIAYRIDQLSLIMTLVVTGVGALIHLYATGYMAEDRSFWKFFAYLNLFIFMMLNLVLADNLLLLFLGWEGVGLCSYLLIGFWYEERKNSAAATKAFIVNRVGDFCFLIAMFILVREVGGLDFSSVLSGAEAMSEGTIMVVVFLLFLGATGKSAQIPLFIWLPDAMAGPTPVSALIHAATMVTSGLYLLARLSPLVLMAPEVMAVIAVVGAVTAIVAATIALTQRDIKRVLAYSTVSQLGYMFMAAGVGAFFVAIFHVVTHAFFKACLFLGSGSVIHGMHHVEHDLRHEGYDGDFDAQDMYFMGGLKQYMPITRWTYLLSTLAIAGIPLTAGFFSKDEILFKAFEYGYDGNMYAWFVWGIGIITALLTAFYMMRSYMLTFEGKARWPMQDKLHPHESPWSMTLPLVILAGLSMIGGAIGFPKVAEKIGLSNWIHDYLVGHGDHLGPVAEPGVHAHVSVSVEIGLIVLGSLIAIVGVLWAWRFFARYELGGDQLIQGSFGALYRWWQSSYYWDEFYNRAIVRPVIGGAQKAFAPFDQYVVDGLVNAVARVSMVFSWLFGRLQTGVVQNYALAILLGSVLMIALFLL